One segment of Gordonia terrae DNA contains the following:
- a CDS encoding ParA family protein, producing the protein MPTVIATISLKGGVGKTTLTGALADFLAGVFGKKVLLVDLDAQTNLTTMMIGEERWLACNARRQTVATLFADVLDGTRDFDLESSVQRDISTVSGLTGIDLLPSSLDLIELAEELSAHRVAADDHLAAVEVLGNVLDPVAGRYDYILIDCPPNVGPFSLNGLAMAGGYLIPTIPDVLSTYAIPHVQRQVAGFGAELGRDIVELGVVITKYRAGSALHQDTVRRLRRDPTIQNVLPAYVHEANAIGAAAEFASWPSVHAKYGYHGHYEQLRDLTRAVMVEADAKLSATTASSLAHSIN; encoded by the coding sequence ATGCCGACGGTGATCGCGACCATCAGCCTCAAGGGCGGGGTCGGGAAAACCACGCTCACCGGAGCGCTCGCCGATTTTCTCGCCGGCGTCTTCGGTAAGAAGGTCCTTCTCGTCGACCTGGACGCGCAGACGAACCTGACGACCATGATGATCGGGGAGGAGCGCTGGCTCGCGTGCAATGCGCGACGGCAGACCGTCGCGACACTGTTCGCCGACGTACTCGACGGCACCCGGGACTTCGATCTCGAGAGCAGCGTGCAGCGCGACATCTCGACCGTCAGCGGACTGACCGGGATCGACCTGCTGCCGTCCTCGCTGGACCTCATCGAACTGGCCGAGGAGCTGAGCGCCCATCGGGTCGCGGCCGACGATCACCTGGCGGCCGTCGAGGTCTTGGGAAACGTCCTCGACCCGGTTGCCGGCAGGTACGACTACATCCTCATCGACTGCCCGCCCAACGTCGGACCGTTCAGTCTCAACGGCCTGGCCATGGCCGGCGGGTACCTGATCCCGACGATCCCCGATGTGTTGTCCACGTACGCGATCCCACACGTCCAGCGGCAGGTCGCCGGTTTCGGCGCCGAACTGGGGCGCGACATCGTCGAGTTGGGGGTCGTGATCACCAAGTACCGTGCCGGATCGGCACTCCACCAGGACACGGTGCGGCGACTCCGTCGGGACCCCACCATCCAGAACGTCCTACCCGCGTACGTGCACGAGGCCAACGCGATCGGTGCGGCCGCCGAGTTCGCGTCGTGGCCCAGCGTGCACGCGAAGTACGGCTACCACGGGCACTACGAGCAGCTCCGCGACCTCACCCGCGCGGTCATGGTCGAGGCCGACGCCAAACTCTCCGCGACCACGGCGAGTTCCCTCGCCCATTCGATCAACTGA
- a CDS encoding NUDIX hydrolase: MPIPEFIRDLRAQVGHRELWLSGVSVVVLDDSGRVLLTRRVDNGQWAVVSGVLEPGEEPARAALREVREETAVTADIVRLTSIDVTPLITYPNGDQTRYLDVCFLARYVDGDPRAADDENSDVAWFAPDALPSDLTDTSALRIEKALSGNAEAWFAR; the protein is encoded by the coding sequence GTGCCCATCCCCGAATTCATCCGCGATCTGCGAGCCCAGGTCGGTCACCGCGAACTCTGGCTGTCCGGCGTCAGCGTCGTCGTCCTCGACGACTCGGGGCGCGTGCTGCTCACCCGGCGCGTCGACAACGGGCAGTGGGCCGTCGTGTCCGGCGTCCTCGAGCCGGGGGAGGAGCCGGCGCGGGCCGCCCTGCGCGAGGTACGGGAGGAGACCGCGGTCACCGCCGACATCGTGCGGCTGACCAGCATCGACGTCACCCCGCTGATCACCTACCCGAACGGCGACCAGACCCGCTATCTCGACGTCTGCTTCCTCGCGCGGTACGTCGACGGTGATCCGCGCGCCGCCGACGACGAGAACTCCGACGTCGCGTGGTTCGCACCCGACGCACTGCCGTCCGACCTGACCGACACGTCCGCGCTGCGCATCGAGAAAGCACTCAGCGGCAACGCCGAGGCCTGGTTCGCTCGGTAG
- a CDS encoding pyridoxal phosphate-dependent aminotransferase has product MRISRRAEGIAPFQAMEYAKRAAELEAAGHPVVKLNIGEPDFGPPSAVLAAAREATGRPLAYTGALGLPALREAIADFYGHHFGATVDPARVAVTAGASAALLMACAALIDPGDEVLIGDPSYPCNRQFAHAFGARVRLLPTTPATRFQLTTAEVDEAWTDSTRGVIVATPSNPTGTSMPYEELVAMCDLAAARGGWSIVDEIYLGLSDPAPNGRPPRSVLAAGSPGVAETVVVNSFSKYFGMTGWRLGWCIVPDELVAVMERLAQNFYVCPPTPSQYAALACFTPDSLAVAEHNRREFARRRQLVVDGLADVGLEVPVIPDGAFYVYLDVSSTGLTSTEFCDRVLADAHVAMTPGNDFGVAGADRYVRLSYAASTDDLTLAIERIRTFVGAGHVPLR; this is encoded by the coding sequence ATGAGGATCTCCCGACGCGCCGAAGGGATCGCACCGTTCCAGGCGATGGAGTACGCCAAGCGCGCGGCCGAACTCGAGGCGGCAGGTCACCCGGTCGTGAAGCTGAACATCGGCGAACCCGACTTCGGGCCGCCGTCTGCGGTTCTGGCCGCGGCCCGCGAAGCGACCGGGCGCCCCCTCGCGTACACCGGCGCCCTCGGTCTCCCCGCATTGCGCGAGGCCATCGCGGACTTCTACGGCCACCACTTCGGGGCCACGGTGGATCCGGCTCGGGTCGCGGTGACCGCCGGCGCGTCGGCGGCACTCCTGATGGCCTGCGCGGCGCTGATCGACCCGGGCGATGAGGTGCTCATCGGCGATCCCTCCTATCCGTGCAACCGTCAGTTCGCGCATGCGTTCGGCGCGCGGGTGAGGCTTCTGCCGACCACCCCGGCGACCCGGTTCCAGCTCACGACCGCCGAGGTCGACGAGGCGTGGACGGATTCCACCCGCGGGGTCATCGTCGCCACCCCCTCGAACCCGACCGGCACGTCGATGCCCTACGAGGAACTCGTGGCCATGTGCGATCTCGCTGCCGCGCGTGGCGGATGGTCGATCGTCGACGAGATCTACCTCGGGTTGTCCGACCCCGCCCCGAACGGACGGCCGCCGCGCAGCGTCCTGGCCGCCGGCTCGCCCGGCGTCGCGGAGACGGTGGTGGTCAACAGTTTCTCCAAGTACTTCGGGATGACCGGGTGGCGGTTGGGTTGGTGCATCGTCCCCGACGAACTCGTGGCAGTGATGGAACGGCTGGCGCAGAACTTCTATGTGTGCCCGCCGACCCCGTCGCAGTACGCGGCGCTGGCCTGCTTCACCCCGGACTCCCTCGCGGTCGCCGAACACAACCGCCGTGAGTTCGCGCGTCGACGCCAGCTCGTCGTCGACGGACTGGCCGATGTCGGACTCGAGGTGCCCGTCATCCCCGACGGCGCTTTCTACGTCTACCTCGACGTGAGTTCCACGGGGTTGACGTCAACCGAGTTCTGCGACCGGGTGCTCGCCGACGCCCACGTCGCCATGACCCCGGGCAACGACTTCGGCGTGGCGGGCGCGGACCGGTACGTCCGGCTGTCCTACGCCGCTTCCACCGACGACCTCACCCTCGCCATCGAACGGATTCGCACGTTCGTCGGCGCCGGTCATGTCCCACTTCGATGA
- a CDS encoding serine hydrolase domain-containing protein, which yields MSFAGTVRSERLADEVTPILTARTEGDPRVPGVVAGVTTDEETVFLGAAGVRALDDPQPMTVDSVFAMFSATKAVTATVALQLVEDGDLDLHAPARSYVPELGELQVIDGFDDDGQPRLRPPASDVTTHQLLTHTAGFGYDFFNETYRRLTADHGVPPVATATRVSLRTPLLFDPGTEWEYGSGVDWAGQVIEAVAGRRLREVMDDRVLTPLGMSDTGFALSDDARSRRAVLHMRKRGELVPNHRWEQPADPEIDMGGQGLWSTVPNYLTFLRMWLRGGRSDSGEQILRPNTVEGALHNQIGDLAVRRLPGVIPPLSHDVEFFPGTPKSWSYPFMVNDADAPTGRPAGSQSWAGLANLYFWIDPHTRIGGFWATQVFPFFDPASVDGYLDFEAATYRALAN from the coding sequence ATGAGCTTCGCGGGCACAGTCCGTTCCGAACGCCTCGCCGACGAGGTGACCCCGATCCTGACCGCGCGCACCGAGGGCGATCCACGAGTACCGGGTGTGGTCGCGGGCGTGACGACCGACGAGGAGACGGTGTTCCTGGGCGCCGCCGGAGTCCGCGCCCTCGACGACCCACAACCGATGACCGTCGACTCGGTGTTCGCGATGTTCTCCGCGACGAAGGCGGTCACCGCGACCGTTGCGCTCCAGCTCGTCGAGGACGGGGATCTCGACCTGCACGCACCCGCGCGCTCCTACGTACCGGAGCTCGGCGAACTACAGGTGATCGACGGCTTCGACGACGACGGTCAGCCGCGCCTCCGCCCACCCGCCTCCGATGTCACAACACATCAGTTGCTCACCCACACTGCCGGTTTCGGTTACGACTTCTTCAACGAGACCTATCGACGACTCACCGCCGACCACGGCGTTCCCCCCGTCGCCACGGCGACCCGGGTGTCATTGCGGACCCCACTGTTGTTCGATCCCGGCACGGAGTGGGAATACGGTTCCGGAGTGGACTGGGCCGGACAGGTCATCGAGGCCGTCGCCGGACGCCGGCTCCGCGAGGTGATGGACGACCGGGTCCTCACACCACTCGGCATGTCCGACACCGGTTTCGCGCTCTCCGACGACGCCCGCAGCAGGCGGGCCGTCCTGCACATGCGCAAACGGGGCGAGCTGGTACCCAACCACCGTTGGGAACAGCCCGCCGATCCCGAGATCGACATGGGCGGACAAGGCCTTTGGTCCACGGTCCCCAACTATCTGACATTCCTGCGAATGTGGTTGCGCGGCGGACGTTCCGACAGCGGTGAGCAGATCCTGCGACCGAACACCGTCGAGGGCGCGTTGCACAATCAGATCGGCGACTTGGCGGTTCGACGGTTACCCGGCGTGATCCCGCCGTTGAGCCACGACGTCGAATTCTTCCCCGGCACACCGAAGTCGTGGTCCTATCCGTTCATGGTCAACGACGCCGACGCGCCGACCGGCCGCCCGGCCGGGTCCCAGTCGTGGGCCGGGCTGGCGAACCTCTACTTCTGGATCGATCCCCACACCCGCATCGGCGGCTTCTGGGCGACGCAGGTCTTCCCGTTCTTCGACCCTGCCTCGGTCGACGGCTACCTCGACTTCGAGGCAGCCACGTACCGTGCGCTGGCGAACTGA